TTTTTTATGATATCTTCATATTATACGAAAGAGTGTTGTGTAAATAATGTgaatgtcaatttttttaaacaaaaaccttaactagaataatatgatatagataACATAGCATATTTCATAATGTGGCATTTGTTATAGGGTTGTCCACATAGGACGTGTCATCCAACTTGCCACAGGCGGACCGCGGGATTCGATTGTCCCGAATTCCATCCATGTACGCCACACTATTTACCTCCTCCTCCACCTCCACCACCGCCACAGCAATCGACTTCCaggtaattatacatttataccacaGTTTACAATGCTAAACATGCTCATCGGTGTAAGTAAAATCTTACAACTACTCAACATAATATCTAACCGTGAATtaaaaaagtaccaactaaacaaaaacCTATAATTTTGGTAATACCTATCAGGACAAAAGACAAAGTACTAAactcaaaattccaaaaaccaatTAGTATATAACGTTAAGTATAGTGACGGTTATGTTATTAACTTGTTTGATgaggttatatattaattacctaattcatacaaaataaagtttttactttgatgtataaaTTACTGGACAAAGcctacgaaataaataaattaattagattaacattttattaaataaactatatatttattaaaattcatcgatatttgtaaaaatttataaaaatgttaactataaatttatagtttaagcATAACAATGAGTTAAAAAATTACCctgtgtaattatttatacacattacacatggATCAGATATGTATGCCAGGTAAACTTGACACTAGGtggaatttttcatttataatttttataatattgttatacatcgATCAACCGATCATTTAGCGACACACGGAAAAGCACCATGTTCTGATAGTttcagaaaaatacatttttaatcatatggAAAGAGGAGCAAAAAGATGAAGTAAAAATTCTGAGCACGTCTCTGTGTTTGCCTATTTGATTTACCATTTCCTCTATCACTAAAACAGTCACTATCTATGTATGTACTATCACGCTATTTAAATTCAGTGAATTGCCATCGTTCGCGTTTAAATAATAACCGCATTTGTCTGCACCGGCAGTCAGCATGATCTTATTTCATAGCAGTctctatgaaataatatatttaaaaaataaaacaaaattggatACCGTTTGAAAGACAAATTTATGGTGATGTATCGAAATTGCCTATACAACGCGCCGGCCGATGCTGAAAAAATCCAATTACCAAAAAATTTGCATCCAGATTTTTCAGATTCGTATTTATTTTGGTtgctattattgtttttacagtgaacattgtacatataaatttaaaaccatgaTATTTATATCTATGTTCAGAATTTTCCATAGTTACTAATATGTTACtacttattttacatattattatatcataaatacataAGTTATATTGTATGCTTCATTCATTCAttacacacacaaatattaacacaaaaatattataaatgctaaCAACTAACcgactgaaatttaaaatttaatctcaTTTCACACTCTGGTAATTCTTtttgttaatacaatatttaaaaatgttaaaattaaaaacaaacaattattaacataaaataaatgtgtatgcGGTACAGAGGTTTTTTGAAGCATAAccccaattttattataattgttattaattatttacatataaatatttaattatgaattataaaatattcaccagtcgtattaaaaaccatttcatatttgtatattatataaagaggtAGTGAAATGCTTAAGGTCTACAATTttgataagtaatataatattgtaagcaaattttaataatacctaaatcaatgaaaatatttaatattaacatttacattttacataaaattttaaactattacaaagatttatattttactatgtgaatattagataaatataaacaaattcaaattttataatgatattttaccaTGTGTATTTTTAGAATGAGACATGTCAGTTTTGCCAGATCACACACTGTGACCTCATTCGACAATGTTTCTTTAAAATCAGCCAACAGTAGCAAATCGTTAGAAAGACTAATTGATGGTAGAAAAGCTCCAGAACCAGTTTCCTCGGTTGAATCtccaaaaattattgtattaggtatttacaCGCACTAGCATGATCATTTAAAacccaaaaacaaaaatcttaactgttattattattaatattgatgtcGAGTAAGTAATCATCTAGTACGTTTGTGTGATACAGAAAAGATAAAAAGAGCACAAAAGGTTCAAGCTACACAAACGGACGGAGCAAGAGATACAAGTCCAGCAACGCCACATAAAGTTAAAtcagtaatgaaaaaaaatacacaacaaAATGAGATACCGAAATCAATTATTAGGTAAAGTAAAGCTAATATAGCTAATATTTTCATCGATgaatattgaacttttttatCGGCATCGCttttatataaattctatattggAAAGGTAAATAGGAACCTATAGTCAGTTgcgtgtatataaaaaaaaaaattggtgttgcCAAATGATTTTATACCAACCTTTAAAATGTCCTATTTTCCTTCTACTAACACCCACATTCACCCATATTTAAGGTGTTGCCTGAGTAACACTTAAATCCTATGGTACACGCCACTTTAACTAGTtgttgcataatataaatataatgttaacgaTAAcacagcatatattattataaattaatgtatgacACACGAGTTGATATATCTGTAGGTTGGATTAGATTAgattttatatagttacatacaatttataataatgaaatggatactattatactaaacaCGATGTCCAATTCATCATTCTTATCAGTAGTGGATCCAGAAGTCACCCAAGGGGGGGggacgaatttaaaaaaattaaagtgtcTTTTTGTTtagccaaatattataatagaaaataacgtTAAGAAGACAGCCTTATGGGGGTGGGGTGAAAGGGCGTTTGCCCCCCTTCGTATCAGccactgattttttttaatcattagccCTTATTGTGTTTTTACCACTTCATGtctgaaatgtttttttttcgtacccaTATCcgatatgaaattatttatttcaaattaaataccaCTTTTTTTCCTGATTAGCCGACGACAGCAGAGGTGGCTAAGTGTGAACAATACTACTGCTAAGCTATATACcacttaacataatttaaaattataaacgttttgaaagaattgaattaatttttaaggttATACCTgctttataatttgatataataatatttaatctccGATTTCGTGCATATACACAGAACATATTCAatgtttatatgaatattagatattataatattataatgtaccaattagtacctaattaaacatccattaatatattataccacagGCCATCGGAACCTCTCATTAATGAGATACTAATTGACTTTGAGCCCAAAGATCCTCCTTATCGGAAGCAAAACAAAACAATCTTACATAAAACCGTGTCAGACGGTGAAATTTTAATCGGTGAGATAGCAAGATGCAGGAGTCGAGAGGATGTAGAGGCATCGGTGTCTGATGGTGAACAATGCTACAAAAATTTGGTGGCTGCTTCTTGCGTGAGTATAACTATACaccatatataatttaataataataatagtttacccgatatttataagtcataacatttatagttattttcgaTAAACGTTAGCTATTAAATAACCAGAAtcttaataaaaactataatatctattgctaatcacttttaagttttaactttagttaatatataattaaaaacgaatgatataaactatttattcagctagttattacttattagttaataagctataggtacctatatttaaaacataaatataatatttgtgttttgaataagtttaattttattttcctcgtacgttatcataaattatcatattaaacacaatatatgtAAGAACcataagatataattatataatatagtatgattaaacaaatttaaaataataaaattatccaatgaaaaaatagtttttattctttCTTTTACAttgataactgaaaaaaataacgcTAAAATGTATTTCTAGACTGTTGAAGGTTCTTTGGAGAATTTTCACGAAAACGAAAGCATTCTTTGTGAAGGAATTTATAAGTCTAAAAGTAGTGTTTGTTTATCTGAGTCACCAAATAAATGTAGAGCAAAAACACCATCATCTTCAAATGAACAAGAACCAAGTGATCTATCTCAGACTACTGTAAGTAGAATTCAACCACAAAataagtgtttataaaaataaggaaaCTCACTCTGTTGTATACCTAGCAGGTGTCAAGTGTACTTAATCTATGAGTTGGTAATTTATATGGAAGTGTTAAATTagtattcaatgataaatcattttacatgatgagaaacgattctgagtgaagaacGTCTGTAAAcctaacattattttgttttttaaatcattgtttttattagtaGTATTAACTATACTACGCGCACGTTCCTTTATCtccattaaatatttgatttaatgaaacttgttataacaatatttaattttattattgtaaatacttaAGTGTTATTACTATctttgtttgtaaaatattatgttataagcaataaaactataacagattcattgtaaaattatactataatatgattaaaaaaatctgAGTTCATCCCATCCCTACAATTGGTATTTAAATACcacttaaattcaattatttttgatataactaCCTTGTTTAAACACTAAACAATTtcagtaaatatacaaattttacccatatagtttaataatttatattaggggAGCCAACAAATATGTTGTTCGTAAAtttcatcaaattaaaaaaaataggtacctttcCGTTTAGTTTTCcaccgtataataattaataaatacgagacttgattaaaattaaaatacttcaaaattaataaatgccaAACTACCTGATAAGACGTATTTgggcattattaatatttaaataaaaaatgtacaataataggtatttattgttttctattGAACTCAAAATACTTGTGTTGGGTGTAATTCACTTAAtaaaacactaatattattGCTTAGGTCTTGCAGTTTGAAAGTCTATCCaagaaaacaaaactaaaagaAGATAACTTGTGTGATGTAGTACAAAAGAAGATAATAAGATACACCGATCTGCCATTGAAATCTTCAGACCTGATTGAACAAGGGAATGGTCAAAACAGTTTGGGAACTAATTGTCCGACGGCGGTGGAGCCGTCTGAAGTTTCAACTTCTACTGAAGATTATGTAACAGCTACAGACAGTGCTTCTTACACCACTACCCCAACTCAAGGCCCGTCAGTTACGAGTAGTTCATTTGACAGTGAATCTTCTAAATACAGTTTGCCTCATCCTATGTTTGATCACGACGTAAgtgtatcgaaaaaaaaaataaatacgtaacTAAAACAGATATGGCTGTTATTTACAGACTACGCTTGATCCGACTGACCCAATAGATGAAGAACTCGGAGACGGCGAAGATTCAAGTGATGACGAAAGCAGTACATCCGgaaggtacatattttgtttccGTTAGGTActtcaaaaaaagtattattgataatatttcgtTGTCTTACACGTATGACTTCTTGGTTACTTAACATTTTCcatacatttatcattttattactcAATCTATTATATGCATGACAAGCACACATTTTCTatacttcaaataatatacttCCACATTTGATAGTTTGATTTACtttaaagcaataaaaaaaaaccaacacatTACATTTCGATAGTGAATAAACACGATCACTATTTTAGTTACAGCGTGAAGTGCAGTATAGAGGATAATAGGAGTTCTGGTTCATCAGACGAGAATACAAGAATAAGACCGAAATCCATCTTAAAATTGGCTAAGTGAGCACATCAACGATAGGTTGTAATAAAGCAAAATTCTAGACAAGAAAATAGAGCTTATTAGGGTCCGCTCGTTGCAGGTCGTTAAGCATAGAATTCTTACCTTAGGTCGCGATTGGAGGTTGAAGAATAACATACATTcagagtatataaatattatatatatatatatatatattgtacataatatacaaataatataaaatatcatggaaATGCATGTGTAATGCTTAgacaatttcaaaatcaattatcGCTTACTGTGCACTACTCTATTgcttttatttacttatactaACTATTTGATGCATTTTATATATCCATTTGTGAAACAAACTTATTttcgtataattaatttataattttaggtccATACCAAATAGCAAACCAAAATCTTTAGAAGAATCAAATAAGTTGAATAATCCAGATCTAATTTCAAGTAATGGCtcatagattaattattttaaaaatgaactaagtactataaaaattgaatattttacagGTAATCGTATAACAGCCAAATACCATACAGATGATTCtaattccaatttaattaaggtaatgacttttaaattatttatattatgctttgAGTTAAGTTTGCTAAACAAAAGTTTTGTTTTAGAAGTTGATGGGCAACGGTTTTGCGACTAAAATATCACAACCTGTCTATTCCTCCGACGAGTCTTCGAAAGCGCCAGAACGACGTAGAAGGCCAAGCCCTAGACGAAAAAGTATAGGAGCTGTAACAATAATTaagtaagttaaataataaaatgtttatgaagtattaatactaaaatttatttttagctcTATTGATAAGAAACCTTCGGTAGTAAATAAACCAGAAAAACGGAGGGAGTCGCTTCCCGAAATTCTTAGAAAACCACAAATAACTCTAGATACTAtggaaaaatcaaaaactgAATTTCACCTAGAAGACAAATCCAAATGTTCATTACAAACAAAGTCGTcacaaatgaattatttatctcaaattaataatttgaacttGAAGACAGTGAGCGCAGAATCTCTGCGTTCTATTAGCCCAGGAAGTGATTCAGTTTTCTACAGTGAACCATGCAGTAGGGTATCATTATTATCTAGATGTACACTATGTAATACCGAAGTTGATGTGGATTATACTAGTAATACAAATAgtgatatcataaatattgttaagcCACCTGAAGGTTTTGGGGATTCTCCAGAAGAACCCCCTAACACGCCTATAAAACGATTGACCAAACGATATCGTTCAGAAGATAGAAGAAGAAACACTAGATCAGAACAGACTCGAGCTAAGTCTGAAGAAAGAGTAAAACATACCAAAGAAAAGGGAaggtaagtaaaatataaaatatattataatgttttggtataatatgtactcaTTGTAGGCCAATGACTAGATCGACCAATGTAAGTATGGAAAAATTAAATGGGAGTAGTTCTAGCCTTCATTCAGATGACGATGATTGGTCTGGCGTCTATACAACACCGTTTACATCTTTCTCGTGGGTATACATAGACGAAATAGAAGAGTTCTATGTATGGAAAAAGCCTTCGGATTTGCCAGGTATCAAATAGATGTACCAtgcattcatatttattattattttaatatttttttaagatttgagaaatatatttaatatttatttattttttatcctagaCATTAAATGTTCCCCTGAGTTAAAACGAAGAGATTCAATTGAATCCACATGTTCAGAGCACGAGTTCCGAGTAAAATACCAAACAATCACGCACAGAATGGTACACAGAAAATCGAGTTTAGAAATGTTCAAAAGAATCGCTTCAAAATCGTTCGGTATGTTGTAAAATGTCTGGGTATTAAACGAATATCGACatggtgtttaaatatttacagatagCGACGAACGCTTGATGGTAAAACGCGAATCTGGAGAGTTCGGTTTTCGTATTCATGGGGCTAAGCCGGTTGTAGTGTCCGCAATTGAAACGGGAACAGCTGCAGAAAACTCTGGTCTCCAAGTGGGTGACATAATTATCAGCATCAATGACATGTGTGTTCTCGATGCGTCACACTCGGAATTTGTCAATGTTGCACATAGTGGTTCTGACGTCTTGGAATTGGAAGTCGCCAGGACCTGTGATATCCTTACACCAGTGATCGATCCGTCCGCAATTGAAGACCGTATTGTTATAGCCAGTAAACTGTGGAAATTTAGCATCGGaacgaaaaaaatgaaaaactgttGGCAGCCCAGATATTTTTGTCTCAAGACCGATAATTGTCTCTACTACTATAAATCTGCGTCATTGAAACGAGTACGTTTTCGAAGTCGCCCGTAGTTCAGTTTATTTCAGTAGGTGTTAATACATTACTATGCCTTTAGGACAGACATCCTCTGGGAGCACTGAATCTCAAAGGTTTCACCGTAATGCAGACATCGGACACGGGAAGAATGTACAGCTTCCGGCTGGAAAGAAAAGACCACAAGAAAACAAGGTTACACATAGCAGCGAACAGTGCAGAAAACGCGGACCGCTGGATCGAAGCGCTCAGCGAAGCTACCAAATCTCCAGTAAGTATACAGTTGTCACTTGTCTGCAATGATATATTTGATCTAAGACAAATGGACATGGTCGTTACTCGTATggacgttaaaaaaaataaaaaatacatataataaaatactcaaaGATTAAAATACGGTAATAAATAAGtgctacatatattttattataataggtacgccaaaaatatatcagtattaaattattcaaaaatttaaaaaccataacaCCTATGTACAATCCAAATTGTCCTTACGTCCTAATGGCCACGTCCATTTATCCCTATTCGCAATATGTTACCATGTCAGCAatagtcaaatattaatataatattataatatatatatatatatatttgtcacGCTTCTTACAGTCGATGGAATGGCTCGACGAAGATAACTTGAAATCTGTGGTCACCATCGATCCGCAATCGGACTGCCAGGGTTTCCTCTCCACGTTGGTACACCACTGTGGAAAATCGTGGAAAAAATACTACTGCGTTCTTAAAGGTGCTAGGCTGTATTTTTTCGTAGACAGCGTAACCCGATTTGCCAACGGTATaactattattcatttatttatttatttgtttaataatatttttgaacgttGAAAGTTATCGTGTTTCTTAAATTCACAGGAATGGCTTGTCTCCACGGTTACAAAGTACAAAGTTCCGTTAACGCTAGCGTAAGGAAATTTGCGTTCGAGCTTATACCACCCGACTTGtcatttagatatttttatttttatacagacaCCGAGGTTGACAAAAGAAGGTAAGGACAAAAATCACGTGATGATAATTATTGGATTACCAATtgaaatgcattattaataatgatgggtacctaataataatcgtatattgTCTTGATTTATATTAGATGGATAGCTGCTCTAGAGTATAGCATAGATCGTTGGATAAACGTTTCATGATAATATAACGGATTCAACAAGTGTTTGTCAGATCAATTCCAATAATgtaagttttatgtttgcattagccattaggtgttaggtaataactaataagtattatatttattgtacaaaattagtaaaataatctaaaagttaaatttattattgctattgatattttatagtttaacatTTAGTTCATTATCGTTTTATGCATACGATGTATACTTAACTCTAAACATCTATGTAGGGGGTGGATGTTGTTGTTGTATCCCCACCCCCTTCAAGGCGGGAACTGCAGTGGGGTCCAGGGGTCCGAGATAGAGAGATACATAGAACAAGTTTAATGCTTATACGGTATGCCGTTCGAATGTGGTCCTTCTAAAAAAAAGATGACACGGCGAGCCCTGCAACTAATGCTACACGTGTTAAACGGtgtaataaattagtatgtaaCATGATATATGATGGATTATgggtgtgcatattatattattatttattgtgtggACAAGTCCTGGTGTCATTTAAGGTTGATtagtggttttatattattatagtctaaaaAGAAAaggtgtatattgtatacaatattactctactattttatacc
This portion of the Acyrthosiphon pisum isolate AL4f chromosome A1, pea_aphid_22Mar2018_4r6ur, whole genome shotgun sequence genome encodes:
- the LOC100571391 gene encoding uncharacterized protein LOC100571391 isoform X1, encoding MTTPVFVSSRVRENASNNNGQFNRASQRIFITPAAAAPDTASTKGKTNHATTQANMNSADLMESDENKKLGPKCRSQQFYSKQDIVEQYCLSDKQLQVLNRVRQPPALFGCISSHRESSSCGARSSPNLLTACVRRRIPSDENLQDLYKRLPADCAPYSRWSRYHHCHPDVFPVHHCHQSDLAEAPLPPPCQRSPAARRHKCWPPEDEGCPHRTCHPTCHRRTAGFDCPEFHPCTPHYLPPPPPPPPPQQSTSRMRHVSFARSHTVTSFDNVSLKSANSSKSLERLIDGRKAPEPVSSVESPKIIVLEKIKRAQKVQATQTDGARDTSPATPHKVKSVMKKNTQQNEIPKSIIRPSEPLINEILIDFEPKDPPYRKQNKTILHKTVSDGEILIGEIARCRSREDVEASVSDGEQCYKNLVAASCTVEGSLENFHENESILCEGIYKSKSSVCLSESPNKCRAKTPSSSNEQEPSDLSQTTVLQFESLSKKTKLKEDNLCDVVQKKIIRYTDLPLKSSDLIEQGNGQNSLGTNCPTAVEPSEVSTSTEDYVTATDSASYTTTPTQGPSVTSSSFDSESSKYSLPHPMFDHDTTLDPTDPIDEELGDGEDSSDDESSTSGSYSVKCSIEDNRSSGSSDENTRIRPKSILKLAKSIPNSKPKSLEESNKLNNPDLISSNRITAKYHTDDSNSNLIKKLMGNGFATKISQPVYSSDESSKAPERRRRPSPRRKSIGAVTIINSIDKKPSVVNKPEKRRESLPEILRKPQITLDTMEKSKTEFHLEDKSKCSLQTKSSQMNYLSQINNLNLKTVSAESLRSISPGSDSVFYSEPCSRVSLLSRCTLCNTEVDVDYTSNTNSDIINIVKPPEGFGDSPEEPPNTPIKRLTKRYRSEDRRRNTRSEQTRAKSEERVKHTKEKGRPMTRSTNVSMEKLNGSSSSLHSDDDDWSGVYTTPFTSFSWVYIDEIEEFYVWKKPSDLPDIKCSPELKRRDSIESTCSEHEFRVKYQTITHRMVHRKSSLEMFKRIASKSFDSDERLMVKRESGEFGFRIHGAKPVVVSAIETGTAAENSGLQVGDIIISINDMCVLDASHSEFVNVAHSGSDVLELEVARTCDILTPVIDPSAIEDRIVIASKLWKFSIGTKKMKNCWQPRYFCLKTDNCLYYYKSASLKRDRHPLGALNLKGFTVMQTSDTGRMYSFRLERKDHKKTRLHIAANSAENADRWIEALSEATKSPSMEWLDEDNLKSVVTIDPQSDCQGFLSTLVHHCGKSWKKYYCVLKGARLYFFVDSVTRFANGMACLHGYKVQSSVNASVRKFAFELIPPDLSFRYFYFYTDTEVDKRRWIAALEYSIDRWINVS
- the LOC100571391 gene encoding uncharacterized protein LOC100571391 isoform X2, whose translation is MTTPVFVSSRVRENASNNNGQFNRASQRIFITPAAAAPDTASTKGKTNHATTQANMNSADLMESDENKKLGPKCRSQQFYSKQDIVEQYCLSDKQLQVLNRVRQPPALFGCISSHRESSSCGARSSPNLLTACVRRRIPSDENLQDLYKRLPADCAPYSRWSRYHHCHPDVFPVHHCHQSDLAEAPLPPPCQRSPAARRHKCWPPEDEGCPHRTCHPTCHRRTAGFDCPEFHPCTPHYLPPPPPPPPPQQSTSRMRHVSFARSHTVTSFDNVSLKSANSSKSLERLIDGRKAPEPVSSVESPKIIVLEKIKRAQKVQATQTDGARDTSPATPHKVKSVMKKNTQQNEIPKSIIRPSEPLINEILIDFEPKDPPYRKQNKTILHKTVSDGEILIGEIARCRSREDVEASVSDGEQCYKNLVAASCTVEGSLENFHENESILCEGIYKSKSSVCLSESPNKCRAKTPSSSNEQEPSDLSQTTVLQFESLSKKTKLKEDNLCDVVQKKIIRYTDLPLKSSDLIEQGNGQNSLGTNCPTAVEPSEVSTSTEDYVTATDSASYTTTPTQGPSVTSSSFDSESSKYSLPHPMFDHDTTLDPTDPIDEELGDGEDSSDDESSTSGSYSVKCSIEDNRSSGSSDENTRIRPKSILKLAKSIPNSKPKSLEESNKLNNPDLISSNRITAKYHTDDSNSNLIKLMGNGFATKISQPVYSSDESSKAPERRRRPSPRRKSIGAVTIINSIDKKPSVVNKPEKRRESLPEILRKPQITLDTMEKSKTEFHLEDKSKCSLQTKSSQMNYLSQINNLNLKTVSAESLRSISPGSDSVFYSEPCSRVSLLSRCTLCNTEVDVDYTSNTNSDIINIVKPPEGFGDSPEEPPNTPIKRLTKRYRSEDRRRNTRSEQTRAKSEERVKHTKEKGRPMTRSTNVSMEKLNGSSSSLHSDDDDWSGVYTTPFTSFSWVYIDEIEEFYVWKKPSDLPDIKCSPELKRRDSIESTCSEHEFRVKYQTITHRMVHRKSSLEMFKRIASKSFDSDERLMVKRESGEFGFRIHGAKPVVVSAIETGTAAENSGLQVGDIIISINDMCVLDASHSEFVNVAHSGSDVLELEVARTCDILTPVIDPSAIEDRIVIASKLWKFSIGTKKMKNCWQPRYFCLKTDNCLYYYKSASLKRDRHPLGALNLKGFTVMQTSDTGRMYSFRLERKDHKKTRLHIAANSAENADRWIEALSEATKSPSMEWLDEDNLKSVVTIDPQSDCQGFLSTLVHHCGKSWKKYYCVLKGARLYFFVDSVTRFANGMACLHGYKVQSSVNASVRKFAFELIPPDLSFRYFYFYTDTEVDKRRWIAALEYSIDRWINVS
- the LOC100571391 gene encoding uncharacterized protein LOC100571391 isoform X3; protein product: MTTPVFVSSRVRENASNNNGQFNRASQRIFITPAAAAPDTASTKGKTNHATTQANMNSADLMESDENKKLGPKCRSQQFYSKQDIVEQYCLSDKQLQVLNRVRQPPALFGCISSHRESSSCGARSSPNLLTACVRRRIPSDENLQDLYKRLPADCAPYSRWSRYHHCHPDVFPVHHCHQSDLAEAPLPPPCQRSPAARRHKCWPPEDEGCPHRTCHPTCHRRTAGFDCPEFHPCTPHYLPPPPPPPPPQQSTSRMRHVSFARSHTVTSFDNVSLKSANSSKSLERLIDGRKAPEPVSSVESPKIIVLEKIKRAQKVQATQTDGARDTSPATPHKVKSVMKKNTQQNEIPKSIIRPSEPLINEILIDFEPKDPPYRKQNKTILHKTVSDGEILIGEIARCRSREDVEASVSDGEQCYKNLVAASCTVEGSLENFHENESILCEGIYKSKSSVCLSESPNKCRAKTPSSSNEQEPSDLSQTTVLQFESLSKKTKLKEDNLCDVVQKKIIRYTDLPLKSSDLIEQGNGQNSLGTNCPTAVEPSEVSTSTEDYVTATDSASYTTTPTQGPSVTSSSFDSESSKYSLPHPMFDHDTTLDPTDPIDEELGDGEDSSDDESSTSGRSIPNSKPKSLEESNKLNNPDLISSNRITAKYHTDDSNSNLIKKLMGNGFATKISQPVYSSDESSKAPERRRRPSPRRKSIGAVTIINSIDKKPSVVNKPEKRRESLPEILRKPQITLDTMEKSKTEFHLEDKSKCSLQTKSSQMNYLSQINNLNLKTVSAESLRSISPGSDSVFYSEPCSRVSLLSRCTLCNTEVDVDYTSNTNSDIINIVKPPEGFGDSPEEPPNTPIKRLTKRYRSEDRRRNTRSEQTRAKSEERVKHTKEKGRPMTRSTNVSMEKLNGSSSSLHSDDDDWSGVYTTPFTSFSWVYIDEIEEFYVWKKPSDLPDIKCSPELKRRDSIESTCSEHEFRVKYQTITHRMVHRKSSLEMFKRIASKSFDSDERLMVKRESGEFGFRIHGAKPVVVSAIETGTAAENSGLQVGDIIISINDMCVLDASHSEFVNVAHSGSDVLELEVARTCDILTPVIDPSAIEDRIVIASKLWKFSIGTKKMKNCWQPRYFCLKTDNCLYYYKSASLKRDRHPLGALNLKGFTVMQTSDTGRMYSFRLERKDHKKTRLHIAANSAENADRWIEALSEATKSPSMEWLDEDNLKSVVTIDPQSDCQGFLSTLVHHCGKSWKKYYCVLKGARLYFFVDSVTRFANGMACLHGYKVQSSVNASVRKFAFELIPPDLSFRYFYFYTDTEVDKRRWIAALEYSIDRWINVS